Proteins encoded in a region of the Equus asinus isolate D_3611 breed Donkey chromosome X, EquAss-T2T_v2, whole genome shotgun sequence genome:
- the WDR13 gene encoding WD repeat-containing protein 13 isoform X2 — protein sequence MEDFEDDPRALGARGHRRSVSRGSYQLQAQMNRAVYEDRPPGSVVPTSAAEASRAMAGDTSLSENYAFAGMYHVFDQHVDEAVPRVRFANDDRHRLACCSLDGSISLCQLVPAPPTVLRVLRGHTRGVSDFAWSLSNDILVSTSLDATMRIWASEDGRCIREIPDPDGAELLCCTFQPVNNNLTVVGNAKHNVHVVNISTGKKVKGGSSKLTGRVLALSFDAPGRLLWAGDDRGSVFSFLFDMATGKLTKAKRLVVHEGSPVTSISARSWVSREARDPSLLINACLNKLLLYRVVDNEGTLQLKRSFPIEQSSHPVRSIFCPLMSFRQGACVVTGSEDMCVHFFDVERAAKAAVNKLQGHSAPVLDVSFNCDESLLASSDASGMVIVWRREQK from the exons ATGGAG GACTTTGAGGATGATCCTCGGGCCCTGGGGGCCCGTGGGCACCGCCGTTCCGTCAGCCGAGGCTCCTACCAGCTGCAGGCACAGATGAACCGCGCCGTCTATGAGGACAG GCCCCCCGGTAGCGTGGTACCCACATCAGCGGCAGAAGCAAGTCGAGCCATGGCTGGGGACACATCGCTGAGTGAGAACTACGCCTTTGCGGGCATGTACCATGTTTTTGACCAGCACGTGGATGAGGCAG TCCCCAGGGTGCGCTTTGCCAACGATGACCGGCACCGCCTGGCCTGCTGCTCCCTCGATGGCAGCATCTCGCTCTGTCAGCTGGTGCCCGCCCCGCCCACTGTGCTCCGAGTGCTGCGTGGCCACACCCGTGGTGTCTCCGACTTCGCATGGTCTCTCTCCAATGACATCCTCGTGTCCACCTCACTTGATGCTACTATGCGCATCTGGGCCTCTGAGGACGGCCGCTGCATCCGGGAGATCCCTGACCCCGACGGCGCCGAACTGCTCTGCTGCACATTCCAGCCAGTCAACAACAACCTCACTGTG GTGGGGAATGCCAAGCACAATGTGCATGTTGTGAACATCTCCACTGGCAAGAAAGTGAAGGGTGGCTCCAGCAAGCTGACGGGCCGTGTCCTCGCTCTGTCCTTTGATGCCCCTGGCCGGCTGCTCTGGGCGGGTGATGACCGCGGcagtgttttctctttcctcttcgaCATGGCCACAG GGAAGCTGACCAAAGCCAAGCGTCTGGTGGTGCACGAGGGTAGCCCTGTGACCAGCATCTCTGCCCGCTCCTGGGTCAGCCGCGAGGCCCGGGACCCCTCGCTGCTCATCAACGCTTGTCTCAACAAACTGCTGCTCTACAG ggTGGTGGACAACGAGGGGACCCTGCAGCTGAAGAGGAGCTTCCCCATTGAGCAGAGCTCACACCCTGTGCGCAGCATCTTCTGCCCCCTCATGTCCTTCCGCCAGGGGGCCTGTGTGG TGACGGGCAGCGAGGACATGTGTGTGCACTTCTTTGATGTGGAGCGGGCAGCCAAGGCTGCTGTCAACAAGCTGCAGGGCCACAGCGCACCTGTGCTGGACGTCAGCTTCAACTGCGACGAGAGCCTGCTGGCTTCCAGTGACGCCAGCGGCATGGTCATCGTCTGGAGGCGGGAGCAGAAGTAG
- the WDR13 gene encoding WD repeat-containing protein 13 isoform X1, giving the protein MAAVWQQVLAVDARYNAYRTPTFPQFRTQYIRRRSQLLRENAKAGHPPALRRQYLRLRGQLLGQRYGPLSEPGSARAYSNSIVRSSRTTLDRMEDFEDDPRALGARGHRRSVSRGSYQLQAQMNRAVYEDRPPGSVVPTSAAEASRAMAGDTSLSENYAFAGMYHVFDQHVDEAVPRVRFANDDRHRLACCSLDGSISLCQLVPAPPTVLRVLRGHTRGVSDFAWSLSNDILVSTSLDATMRIWASEDGRCIREIPDPDGAELLCCTFQPVNNNLTVVGNAKHNVHVVNISTGKKVKGGSSKLTGRVLALSFDAPGRLLWAGDDRGSVFSFLFDMATGKLTKAKRLVVHEGSPVTSISARSWVSREARDPSLLINACLNKLLLYRVVDNEGTLQLKRSFPIEQSSHPVRSIFCPLMSFRQGACVVTGSEDMCVHFFDVERAAKAAVNKLQGHSAPVLDVSFNCDESLLASSDASGMVIVWRREQK; this is encoded by the exons ATGGCCGCGGTGTGGCAGCAGGTCTTAGCAGTAGACGCGAG GTACAACGCGTACCGCACACCAACGTTTCCACAGTTTCGGACACAGTATATCCGGCGGCGCAGCCAGCTACTACGGGAGAATGCCAAGGCGGGGCACCCCCCAGCGCTTCGTCGGCAGTACCTGAGGCTGCGTGGGCAGCTGTTGGGCCAGCGCTACGGGCCCCTGTCCGAGCCAGGCAGTGCTCGTGCCTATAGCAACAGCATCGTCCGCAGCAGCCGCACTACCCTTGACCGAATGGAG GACTTTGAGGATGATCCTCGGGCCCTGGGGGCCCGTGGGCACCGCCGTTCCGTCAGCCGAGGCTCCTACCAGCTGCAGGCACAGATGAACCGCGCCGTCTATGAGGACAG GCCCCCCGGTAGCGTGGTACCCACATCAGCGGCAGAAGCAAGTCGAGCCATGGCTGGGGACACATCGCTGAGTGAGAACTACGCCTTTGCGGGCATGTACCATGTTTTTGACCAGCACGTGGATGAGGCAG TCCCCAGGGTGCGCTTTGCCAACGATGACCGGCACCGCCTGGCCTGCTGCTCCCTCGATGGCAGCATCTCGCTCTGTCAGCTGGTGCCCGCCCCGCCCACTGTGCTCCGAGTGCTGCGTGGCCACACCCGTGGTGTCTCCGACTTCGCATGGTCTCTCTCCAATGACATCCTCGTGTCCACCTCACTTGATGCTACTATGCGCATCTGGGCCTCTGAGGACGGCCGCTGCATCCGGGAGATCCCTGACCCCGACGGCGCCGAACTGCTCTGCTGCACATTCCAGCCAGTCAACAACAACCTCACTGTG GTGGGGAATGCCAAGCACAATGTGCATGTTGTGAACATCTCCACTGGCAAGAAAGTGAAGGGTGGCTCCAGCAAGCTGACGGGCCGTGTCCTCGCTCTGTCCTTTGATGCCCCTGGCCGGCTGCTCTGGGCGGGTGATGACCGCGGcagtgttttctctttcctcttcgaCATGGCCACAG GGAAGCTGACCAAAGCCAAGCGTCTGGTGGTGCACGAGGGTAGCCCTGTGACCAGCATCTCTGCCCGCTCCTGGGTCAGCCGCGAGGCCCGGGACCCCTCGCTGCTCATCAACGCTTGTCTCAACAAACTGCTGCTCTACAG ggTGGTGGACAACGAGGGGACCCTGCAGCTGAAGAGGAGCTTCCCCATTGAGCAGAGCTCACACCCTGTGCGCAGCATCTTCTGCCCCCTCATGTCCTTCCGCCAGGGGGCCTGTGTGG TGACGGGCAGCGAGGACATGTGTGTGCACTTCTTTGATGTGGAGCGGGCAGCCAAGGCTGCTGTCAACAAGCTGCAGGGCCACAGCGCACCTGTGCTGGACGTCAGCTTCAACTGCGACGAGAGCCTGCTGGCTTCCAGTGACGCCAGCGGCATGGTCATCGTCTGGAGGCGGGAGCAGAAGTAG
- the RBM3 gene encoding RNA-binding protein 3: protein MSSEEGKLFVGGLNFNTDEQALEDHFSSFGPISEVVVVKDRETQRSRGFGFITFTNPEHASDAMRAMNGESLDGRQIRVDHAGKSARGTRGGAFGAHGRGRGYSRGGGDQGYGSGRYDSRPGGYGYGYGRSRDYGGRNQGGYDRYSGGNYRDNYDN from the exons ATGTCCTCTGAAGAGGGGAAGCTCTTCGTGGGAGGGCTCAACTTCAACACCGATGAGCAGGCTCTGGAAGACCACTTCAGCAGCTTCGGGCCTATTTCTGAGG TGGTCGTTGTCAAGGACCGGGAGACTCAGCGATCCCGGGGTTTTGGCTTCATTACCTTCACCAATCCAGAGCACGCCTCAGATGCCATGAGAGCCATGAATGGAGAG TCTCTGGATGGTCGCCAGATCCGTGTGGACCACGCAGGCAAGTCGGCCCGGGGAACCAGAGGGGGTGCCTTTGGGGCCCATGGGCGTGGTCGCGGCTACTCCAGAG GTGGTGGGGACCAGGGCTATGGGAGTGGCAGGTATGACAGTCGACCTGGaggatatggatatggatatggaaGGTCCAGAGACTATGGTGGCAG AAACCAGGGTGGTTATGACCGCTACTCAGGAGGAAATTACAGAGACAATTACGACAACTGA